The Siniperca chuatsi isolate FFG_IHB_CAS linkage group LG2, ASM2008510v1, whole genome shotgun sequence genome window below encodes:
- the zgc:109913 gene encoding regulator of G-protein signaling 9-binding protein has product MSRWRRSVDELAARRRQQGECERAQEALSRVTSCFQQLAASLGSSADCSFLRDEMDETRALAHRICSGLSRRLVRLLSDCDSAPSGVEDRQVSERLWVLFLSVLENFLSDLSKACDLIGRFPLTQRYDRRSLVNTGCTDGVVGVAARVASVQAPWLTLEEGGRPDLTNHIAEVEAMLSEMQLRVPVAFWSVEATQPAWAEATGELDEPDDSLEDLMEVEVVSNNNKTAARCQPPCCGLGCVG; this is encoded by the exons ATGAGTCGGTGGCGTCGTTCGGTGGATGAGCTGGCGGCGAGGCGGCGGCAGCAGGGCGAGTGTGAGCGCGCTCAGGAGGCTCTCAGTCgggtcacttcctgtttccagcAGCTGGCAGCGTCGCTCGGCAGCTCGGCGGACTGCAGCTTCCTGCGAGACGAGATGGACGAGACGAGAGCGCTCGCACACCGAATCTGCAGCG gtctgtcccGGCGTCTGGTGCGTCTGCTGTCAGACTGTGACTCTGCCCCCTCAGGTGTGGAGGACAGACAGGTGTCAGAGCGTCTGTGGGTTCTCTTCCTGTCGGTGTTAGAGAACTTCCTGTCTGACCTCAGTAAGGCCTGCGACCTGATTGGACGGTTCCCTCTGACCCAGCGCTACGATAGACGCTCGCTGGTCAACACAG gATGTACTGATGGCGTGGTGGGTGTGGCAGCTCGAGTGGCTTCAGTCCAGGCGCCATGGCTCACCTTGGAGGAGGGGGGGCGCCCGGATCTGACCAATCACATTGCAGAAGTGGAGGCCATGCTGAGTGAGATGCAGCTGAGG GTTCCCGTTGCGTTCTGGTCGGTGGAGGCGACCCAGCCAGCGTGGGCCGAAGCCACAGGTGAACTGGATGAGCCGGACGACAGCCTGGAGGACCTGATGGAGGTCGAGGTCGtctccaacaacaacaagacGGCCGCCCGCTGCCAGCCGCCGTGCTGCGGACTGGGCTGCGTCGGGTAG
- the ube2c gene encoding ubiquitin-conjugating enzyme E2 C isoform X1: MASQNMDPAAAAASSTAALKGSETGGSAARGSVSKRLQQELMTLMMSGDKGISAFPESDNLFKWIGTIDGPQGTVYDGLRYRLSLEFPAGYPYQAPRVKFVTSCFHPNVDEQGFICLDILKDKWSALYDVRSILLSVQSLLGEPNNESPLNTAAAELWDDQEGFKAHLHSTFQK, translated from the exons ATGGCCTCCCAGAACATGGACCCGGCAGCGGCAGCAGCTTCCTCCACAGCCGCCCTGAAGGGCAGCGAGACGGGCGGCAGCGCGGCCAGAGGCTCGGTGTCCAAACG gttgcAGCAGGAGCTCATGACTCTGATG ATGTCAGGTGACAAGGGGATCTCAGCGTTTCCAGAATCAGATAATCTCTTCAAATGGATCGGGACCATCGATGGACCTCAAGGGACa gtgtaCGACGGCCTCAGGTACAGGTTGTCTCTGGAGTTCCCGGCTGGTTATCCGTACCAGGCTCCTCGTGTGAAGTTCGTCACCTCGTGTTTTCATCCCAACGTGGACGAACAAGGTTTCATCTGTCTGGACATCCTGAAGGACAAGTGGTCGGCGCTGTACGACGTCCGCTCCATCCTCCTGTCCGTCCAGAGCTTGCTGGGAG AACCGAACAACGAGAGTCCTCTGAACACGGCGGCCGCGGAGCTCTGGGACGATCAGGAAG gCTTTAAAGCTCATCTACACTCGACCTTCCAGAAGTGA
- the ube2c gene encoding ubiquitin-conjugating enzyme E2 C isoform X2, producing MASQNMDPAAAAASSTAALKGSETGGSAARGSVSKRLQQELMTLMMSGDKGISAFPESDNLFKWIGTIDGPQGTVYDGLRYRLSLEFPAGYPYQAPRVKFVTSCFHPNVDEQGFICLDILKDKWSALYDVRSILLSVQSLLGGFKAHLHSTFQK from the exons ATGGCCTCCCAGAACATGGACCCGGCAGCGGCAGCAGCTTCCTCCACAGCCGCCCTGAAGGGCAGCGAGACGGGCGGCAGCGCGGCCAGAGGCTCGGTGTCCAAACG gttgcAGCAGGAGCTCATGACTCTGATG ATGTCAGGTGACAAGGGGATCTCAGCGTTTCCAGAATCAGATAATCTCTTCAAATGGATCGGGACCATCGATGGACCTCAAGGGACa gtgtaCGACGGCCTCAGGTACAGGTTGTCTCTGGAGTTCCCGGCTGGTTATCCGTACCAGGCTCCTCGTGTGAAGTTCGTCACCTCGTGTTTTCATCCCAACGTGGACGAACAAGGTTTCATCTGTCTGGACATCCTGAAGGACAAGTGGTCGGCGCTGTACGACGTCCGCTCCATCCTCCTGTCCGTCCAGAGCTTGCTGGGAG gCTTTAAAGCTCATCTACACTCGACCTTCCAGAAGTGA
- the LOC122865172 gene encoding uncharacterized protein LOC122865172 gives MTSAGAASFKHTPKRAEVSSNFDSAVNETCIQTRERETHVTSTSVREQKSYWSVTGPLLVSWWSVTGPLLVSWWSVTGPLRVSCWSVTGLLVVCYRSVTGLLLVSCWSVTGPLRVSCWSVTGPLLVSCWSVTVCYWSAAGLLPVRYWSAAGLLPVRYWSAAGLLPVCYWSAAGLLPVRYWSAAGLLPVRYWSAAGLLPVRYWSAGGLLPVRYGSAAGLLLVCWWSVTGPLPVRYWSAGGLLPVSWWSVTGLLLVRCWSVTGQLVVCYWSVTGLLPVSCWSVTGQLLVRYWSAAGPLLVSCWSVTGQLLVRYWSAAGPLLV, from the exons ATGACCTCAGCAGGCGCCGCTTCATTTAAACACACGCCGAAACGGGCTGAGGTCAGCTCGAACTTCGATTCTGCTGTTAACGAGACGTGCATTCAAACCCGCGAGCGAGAAACACACGTTACTTCAACTTCAGTTCGGGAGCAGAAGTCTTACTG GTCTGTTACCGGTCCGTTACTGGTCAGCTGGTGGTCTGTTACCGGTCCGTTACTGGTCAGCTGGTGGTCTGTTACCGGTCCGTTACGGGTCAGCTGCTGGTCTGTTACTGGTCTGCTGGTGGTCTGTTACCGGTCCGTTACTGGTCTGTTACTGGTCAGCTGCTGGTCTGTTACCGGTCCGTTACGGGTCAGCTGCTGGTCTGTTACCGGTCCGTTACTGGTCAGCTGCTGGTCTGTTACGGTCTGTTACTGGTCAGCTGCTGGTCTGTTACCGGTCCGTTACTGGTCAGCTGCTGGTCTGTTACCGGTCCGTTACTGGTCAGCTGCTGGTCTGTTACCGGTCTGTTACTGGTCAGCTGCTGGTCTGTTACCGGTCCGTTACTGGTCAGCTGCTGGTCTGTTACCGGTCCGTTACTGGTCAGCTGCTGGTCTGTTACCGGTCCGTTACTGGTCAGCTGGTGGTCTGTTACCGGTCCGTTACGGGTCAGCTGCTGGTCTGTTACTGGTCTGCTGGTGGTCTGTTACTGGTCCGTTACCGGTCCGTTACTGGTCAGCTGGTGGTCTGTTACCGGTCAGCTGGTGGTCTGTTACCGGTCTGTTACTGGTCCGCTGCTGGTCTGTTACCGGTCAGCTGGTGGTCTGTTACTGGTCTGTTACCGGTCTGTTACCGGTCAGCTGCTGGTCCGTTACTGGTCAGCTGCTGGTCCGTTACTGGTCAGCTGCTGGTCCGTTACTGGTCAGCTGCTGGTCCGTTACTGGTCAGCTGCTGGTCCGTTACTGGTCAGCTGCTGGTCCGTTACTGGTCTGA
- the polr2j gene encoding DNA-directed RNA polymerase II subunit RPB11-a isoform X2, giving the protein MNAPPAFESFLLFEGEKKISITKDTKVPNACLFTLNKEDHTLGNIIRAQLLKDPQVLFAGYKVPHPLEHKIVIRVQTTPDYSPQEAFTNAITDLISELSLLEERFRVAIKDKQEGIE; this is encoded by the exons ATGAACGCGCCTCCCGCTTTCGAGTCGTTTCTTTTGtttgaaggagagaaaaagatcaGCATCACTAAAGATACTAAAGTCCCAAACGCGTGTTTGTTCACGCTGAACAAGGAGGACCACACGCTGGGAAACATCATCCGCGC TCAGCTGTTGAAGGATCCGCAGGTGCTGTTCGCTGGTTATAAAGTTCCTCATCCTCTGGAACACAAGATCGTCATCAGAGTGCAGACCACACCTGACTACAGTCcgcag GAAGCGTTCACGAACGCCATCACTGACCTCATCAGCGAGCTCTCTCTGCTGGAGGAACGCTTCAGAGTCGCCATCAAGGACAAACAGGAAGGGATTGAGTGA
- the polr2j gene encoding DNA-directed RNA polymerase II subunit RPB11-a isoform X1 — translation MNVMDTTTETPVSLKQYRSTKRSFRLFGPIRAQTVDLSSLQQHQQEVPQMKPLQFVSDPGQLLKDPQVLFAGYKVPHPLEHKIVIRVQTTPDYSPQEAFTNAITDLISELSLLEERFRVAIKDKQEGIE, via the exons ATGAACGTGATGgacacaacaacagaaacacctgtcagtctAAAACAGTACAGATCAACAAAACGATCCTTCAG GCTGTTTGGACCAATCAGGGCTCAGACTGTAGACTTGAGTTCTCTACAGCAGCATCAACAGGAAGTGCCTCAAATGAAACCACTTCAGTTTGTCTCTGATCCAGG TCAGCTGTTGAAGGATCCGCAGGTGCTGTTCGCTGGTTATAAAGTTCCTCATCCTCTGGAACACAAGATCGTCATCAGAGTGCAGACCACACCTGACTACAGTCcgcag GAAGCGTTCACGAACGCCATCACTGACCTCATCAGCGAGCTCTCTCTGCTGGAGGAACGCTTCAGAGTCGCCATCAAGGACAAACAGGAAGGGATTGAGTGA
- the LOC122886380 gene encoding deoxynucleotidyltransferase terminal-interacting protein 1 isoform X3, whose protein sequence is MAVFRKYQKFFDKAAENVKENVGDDVQTDQLIREACRNVLEHAKQLFPEGEVKKAGSEVAIKRSRAADEDYSQRGSPLLKKRRTRPGAAAVSSDRPHTFSTQVKLKSDPIKREGPKWDPSRLNDSSTFVLGSRANKALGMGGTRGRIYIKHADLFKVNTHTHTHTHTHLYCLFLDPERLMMLSFVLTHTVKHATPASSLHHWVSCSFGCPTTRKLDMWTSGYRACRLLLQVTENHHLNEILLLGPNKQLRL, encoded by the exons ATGGCTGTGTTCAGGAAGTACCAGAAG ttcTTTGACAAAGCGGCGGAGAACGTGAAGGAGAACGTTGGAGACGACGTTCAGactgatcagctgatcagagAGGCCTGCAGGAACGTTCTGGAACAT gccaaacagctgtttccaGAGGGGGAGGTGAAGAAGGCGGGGTCAGAGGTCGCCATCAAG AGGTCCAgagctgctgatgaagactacAGTCAGAGAGGAAGCCCGCTCCTCAAGAAG AGGAGGACTCGTCCAGGTGCGGCGGCGGTTTCCTCTGATCGACCTCACACCTTCTCCACTCA AGTGAAGCTCAAGTCTGATCCCATCAAGAGAGAAGGACCAAAG tgggATCCGTCCAGACTGAACGACAGCAGCACGTTTGTGCTCGGATCCAGAGCCAACAA GGCGCTGGGGATGGGCGGGACCAGAGGACGCATCTACATCAAACATGCCGATCTGTTtaaggtaaacacacacacacacacacacacacacacacatctttacTGTTTGTTTCTGGACCCTGAACGTTTAATGATGCTTTCAtttgtcctcacacacacag taaaacATGCTACGCCTGCCTCCAGCCTCCATCACTGGGTTTCATGCAGCTTCGGTTGTCCGACGACCCGTAAACTCGACATGTGGACCAGCGGCTACCGAGCCTGtaggctgctgctgcaggtcacGGAGAACCATCACTTAAATGAGATTCTCCTACTCGGCCCAAACAAACAGCTCCGCCTCTAA